In Fusarium musae strain F31 chromosome 7, whole genome shotgun sequence, a single window of DNA contains:
- the PG1 gene encoding Polygalacturonase 1 (CAZy:GH28) has product MFSSTVLLSGLVASVLAAPALEPRASCTFTDAATAIKNKAGCSTIILNNIAVPAKTTLDLTKLNDGTHVIFQGKTTFGYAEWEGPLISFTGNNLLIEGASGHSIDCEGKRWWDGKGSNGGKTKPKFFSAHSLKNSNIKNLNVLNTPVQAFSINSVTNLGVYGVHMDNSLGDSLGGHNTDAFDVGSSTGVYISGAVVKNQDDCLAINSGTNITFTGGNCSGGHGLSIGSVGGRSDNTVKTVRILNSAISNSDNGVRIKTVSGATGSVSDVKYDTITLSNIAKYGIVIEQDYENGSPTGTPTAGVPITDVTINKVTGTVKSSGTDVYILCANCKNWTWTNNKVTGGKTSTKCKGIPSVLSLSGEKYTKVV; this is encoded by the exons ATGTTCTCTTCAACTGTCCTTCTCAGCGGCCTGGTCGCCTCTGTCCTCGCAGCCCCAGCTCTTGAGCCTCGTGCCAGCTGCACTTTCACCGATGCCGCTACTGCCATTAAGAACAAGGCTGGCTGCTCTACTatcatcctcaacaacatTGCCGTTCCTGCCAAGACCACTCTCGACTTGACCAAGCTCAATGATGGCACTCACGTCATCTTCCAGGGCAAGACAACTTTCGGCTATGCCGAATGGGAGGGCCCTCTCATCTCCTTCACCGGCAACAACCTTCTGATCGAGGGCGCTTCTGGACACTCCATCGACTGCGAGGGTAAGAGATGGTGGGACGGTAAGGGCAGCAACGGCGGCAAGACAAAGCCCAAGTTCTTCAGCGCCCACTCCCTCAAGAactccaacatcaagaacttgaACGTTCTCAACACTCCTGTCCAGGCtttcagcatcaacagcgTCACCAACCTGGGTGTCTATGGCGTTCACATGGACAACTCTCTCGGCGATTCTCTTGGTGGACACAACACCGATGCCTTTGACGTTGGCTCCTCTACCGGCGTGTACATCTCCGGAGCTGTCGTCAAGAACCAGGACGATTGCCTCGCCATCAACTCCGGCACCAACATCACCTTCACTGGCGGTAACTGCAGTGGTGGCCACGGCCTCTCCATCGGATCCGTCGGTGGACGCTCTGACAACACCGTCAAGACCGTCCGCATCCTCAACTctgccatctccaactccgACAACGGCGTCCGCATCAAGACCGTTTCTGGCGCTACCGGTTCTGTTTCTGACGTCAAGTACGACACCATCACTCTCTCCAACATCGCCAAGTACGGTATCGTCATTGAGCAGGATTACGAGAACGGTTCTCCCACTGGAACCCCTACTGCTGGTGTCCCCATCACCGatgtcaccatcaacaaggtcaCCGGAACTGTCAAGTCTAGCGGAACTGATGTCTACATCCTTTGCGCCAACTGCAAGAACTGGACCTGGACCAACAACAAGGTCACTGGTGGAAAGACCTCTACCAAGTGCAAGGGTATTCCCTCTG TTTTGAGTCTGAGTGGGGAGAAGTACACCAAAGTTGTGTAG
- a CDS encoding hypothetical protein (EggNog:ENOG41), giving the protein MPFGYYFSYFVVLSRCVLAIVWLGVQTTTGGQCMTVLLTAIWPSFANIPNHIPESEGITTAGMCGFVLYFLLQLPFLCIPYTKVQYFFAFKSIIAPIVFLAVFGDTLHKAGGTISHSTVISKGTTIHGATLAWAFFNSERGSSDLNGVLGNYSTLGLNIADFSRYANKPSAQNVQAIVIPFIFTIVGLLGIFTAAASQSAYGEVLWNPIDIINLWMKSGSSGGRAAAAFAAIGLIIVTLGINISANSISAANDLMAFAPRYINIRRGQILAAVIGSWAFVPWKILASAQKFIAFLNGYTIFLGPMTSILMTDYYILRRGKVSVPDMYDFHGIYRYSQKWGTNWRAVVAFFIGCTPPLPGFIDNIVQAGGGHTGVSLGGQHLFYIGYVYSFISAGVFYYILNHFFPAPESMVEFAITGEDIIAAQDAKNLEKKHGGFSSKESA; this is encoded by the exons ATGCCCTTCGGCTACTACTTCAGTTACTTTGTTGTTTTGTCCCGCTGTGTCCTTGCCATTGTCTGGCTCGG TGTGCAAACCACGACTGGAGGTCAATGCATGACCGTTCTACTGACCGCCATCTGGCCGAGCTTTGCCAACATCCCGAATCACATTCCTGAATCTGAGGGTATCACCACTGCAGGCATGTGTGGATTCGTGCTCTACTTCCTCCTTCAGCTTCCCTTCTTGTGTATCCCGTACACCAAG GTTCAATACTTCTTTGCCTTCAAGAGTATCATCGCCCCGATCGTGTTCCTGGCCGTCTTTGGCGACACATTGCACAAGGCCGGTGGAACAATCAGCCACAGCACTGTGATTTCCAAGGGCACTACCATTCACGGTGCCACTTTGGCATGGGCCTTCTTCAATAGTGAGCGAGGCAGTTCCG ATCTTAACGGAGTCTTGGGTAACTACTCCACGCTCGGTCTCAACATCGCCGACTTTTCGAGATATGCCAACAAGCCTAGCGCTCAAAACGTGCAAGCCATCGTCATCCCCTTTATCTTCA CCATTGTCGGCCTTCTGGGCATTTTCACCGCAGCTGCTTCCCAATCTGCGTACGGTGAGGTTCTCTGGAACCCCATCGATATTATTAACCTGTGGATGAAATCTGGTTCCTCTGGTGGGCGTGCTGCAGCTGCCTTCGCCGCCATTGGCCTGATTATCGTTACGCTTGGTATCAACATTTCCGCCAACTCAATTAGTGCCGCCAATGATTTGATGGCTTTTGCTCCCCGGTATATCAACATCCGACGTGGTCAGATTCTCGCCGCCGTAATTGGTAGCTGGGCTTTTGTTCCG TGGAAAATCCTGGCATCGGCTCAAAAGTTCATCGCCTTCCTCAACGGCTATACGATTTTCTTGGGTCCCATGACCTCTATCCTCATGACAGA CTACTACATTCTCCGCCGCGGCAAAGTCTCGGTCCCAGACATGTACGATTTCCATGGCATCTACCGCTACTCGCAGAAATGGGGAACCAACTGGCGTGCTGTGGTtgccttcttcatcggctgcactcctcctcttcctggcTTCATCGATAACATTGTCCAAGCGGGCGGTGGCCATACCGGTGTCTCGCTAGGAGGTCAACACCT CTTCTATATCGGCTATGTCTATTCTTTTATATCTGCTGGCGTCTTCTACTATATCCTCAACCACTTTTTCCCAGCCCCTGAAAGCATGGTGGAGTTTGCTATAACTGGAGAGGACATTATTGCTGCTCAGGACGCTAAGAACTTGGAAAAGAAGCACGGCGGGTTTTCAAGTAAGGAGTCTGCCTAG